The DNA sequence AATCTCACCATTCTCTCTGCTTTCCATTGATTAAATCCAAACTTGTTCACTGCACTCTCTATTCTTCACTCTTTTTTCTGCTATGGCCGCCAACAACAATCCGCATTCTCTCACTGATCAGAATGCAAATTCTATGCCTCCGCTTATTCTTGATCATCAATTCTCCACTACCACTGCTCTTAGGCTTCTGGTCGTTGATCATGATCCTGAACACTTAAGACTTATTCAAGATATGGCTTTTCAATGCAACTATCAAGGTAACAAGgtttctttatttataaacaaTTCAAGTTTTGATCTTTCCCGAAAAAAAAGTAATCTTTATGCTATAAACAAATAAATGCAGTGACCACATGCTTCGAGGGTTCTTATGCTTTGAATCTTCTTCGGGAGAGCAGTGGGTGTTTCGATGTGGTACTATGTGATGTTCATATGCCGGGGATAATGGATGATGGTTCTCGGTTACTTGACCATGTTCTCCAAGAATTCAATATTCCTGTCGTAAGTAAGTAACTTTGACTACCGGCCTTGTTTGAATGATCAATTATTGATGATTAGGGATATTAATTAATCATGATTATGGTGTTGGTGTTGTTGCAGTGATGTGTGCAACAGATGATGAGTCATCAAGTGCAGTGATGGAGGGTATGAAAAAGAAAGGGGCTTGTTATAATTTAGTTAAACCTCTTAGCGAGCAAGATTTGAGGAACATATGGCAGAATGTGGTGGAGAAAACCCAGAAAGAAGTTTGCTATGATGATGAAAGCAAAGAAACAGTgaatagaaggaagaggagCTTATCAACTGAAAGCGATGGTCATGATCATGATGTTCAGCCCAACACTCCCAGCAAGAAGCCACGTTTTGTTTGGACCGAAGAAAGGCATCAAATGTTCGTCGATGCTGTACTCCAACTAAGGATTGATAGTACGACcactctttcttcttctttcttttaattcACGTGCATGGGTCTTCGCTTGTTAATGCAAGTTTCAATTTTTCAGAAGCTGTGCCAAGGAAAATTCTAGAATTGATGGATATCCCTGATTTGACAAGGGAAAATGTAGCAAGCCATCTCCAGGTACGTTACTaatgcaaataattaataaaCTTGCATTGTGTATGttacattatttatttgaaCCCTAATTTATTTGAACACTATATAGTTATTCTGTTATTGATTTACAGAAATATCGGATGCATCTTAAGAAGAAAAGTGAGGAGACTAAACAAACAAATAGTGATGGGAAGATAAATGTTAATAGAGAAGCTAACAAGCAACTTTGTGCACCATTGAGGGTTCAAGCTTCCACCAACATTCCTCAAATTACACAAATACTTCCCCTTCATCACCAATATTATTCTTCGTTATCTGTGCCAAAATATGATCCCGTTATTATGGCATCAAAGTGTGATCATCATTTCCATCATCAGCCTCAACCCATTGTTAGTGCTGTACCTCATGCTTTGATGAAATCCCCTAATAGTAATAGTAATCCCTTTGACATCAACAACGGCATTGTTGGAAGTAATATGACACTTAATTAtcagaataataataattatggTCGTTACATTATTCAACaatctaattataattatcCGATGATGGCTCTTCAATCATGGGATGGAGCTGCTTTTCAAGGGGGAATGAGGGGAGATAGTGGTGGCTGTAGGAGTGATCTTCTCGTTGATTACAATGCatattcatcttcttcatcatcattagCATCAGCCCCACTTGATCATTATCATCGTCAAATGAATAATTCAGTCAGGAAAGTGGTGGCATTGCTGATATCCTCAATGATGGCTATATTCCAACCTCATCACTTgataatactaaaataaaatgataattgTCAATCAAGTATTAAGATTTGAATAGGTTCCAATAATGATTAGGAGTAAATAATTCTAAATTGTAAATATCTTTGAAGTTATATATTTTAACATAGTACTCTTTTTATatactaatatattttaatatagtactttttttatataataaaaaattactatttttttatccatatatttattatatttttaaatttaaaaaatataattatgacaaatttagaattcaaatatttaaaaatattgttagatatatatatatattttgttgtaaaaaaataaaatttataatataaatttttttagtaaatttcattaatttaaaatagattacATAATTTAATTACTAAGAGATCTTTCTTAATACTAGTAttctattcaaaatattttacatgatacaataaaaaataactatttaatATAAACTCATCTTGATATTAATTTGGTATCAGACttctataataaaaatagatgcataaataaatatattgcaTGACTACTCTTTATTATTGatctaattaattaaattgtagCAGAACGAATTTCTATTGTAACTTTTTCACATCTTTTGTTAATTACCTCAAGCAATTTTTCACCTCTTTTGTTATTCATCTATCCACCATTGAGGGTTCAAGCTTCCACCAACATTCCTCAAATTACACAAACACTACCCCTTCATTACCAATATTATTCTTCATTATTTATGCCAAAACAGGATCCCATTATTATGTCATAAAAGtgtgatcatcaattcatcatttCCATCATCAATCTCAACCCATTGTTAGTGCCCTTTGGTCTCATCAACAACAATGACATTGTTAGAAGTAATATGGCACTTAATCATCAGAATAATAATGATTATGGTCGTTACATTATTAAGAACCTATTGAAACAGCAACAGTCACTGGTGCAAAATCACTATTTTTAATACTAATGTATTCTAATATAGTACTCTTTCTTACACACTAATATATTCTAACATAGTActcttttttatataataaaaaagatactaattttttatccatacaacatatttattatattttttaatttaaaaaaataattatgacaaatttagaattcaactaattaaaattattgctagatatattttttatcgtaaaaaattaaaatttataatataagaaacttttttttagtaaacttcattaatttaaaatagatgACACAATTTAATGATAAGAGAGCTTTCTTAGTACTAACATTCTATTCAAAGTATTTTACATAATATATCAGATGACTACTTTCtattattgatttatttaattaattaaattataaccTAACTAGTTTTAATAAAACTAGATATTTCATTTCGAATCTAAATATAAAACTATAGATATTAACAAAACTTTTTCGCATCTTTTGTTAATTACCTCCCTGAATGCAGAAACAATTTGACAACACGacgaatatttttaatttttatattttaataaaaattactatatatattattatatataacataatatataatagaaatatcACATCAGAATAATCACAGGCTACATATTTatgttataaataaaatattacttCTTACAAACAGTTTAACGAAGATCTTCAAACATTTAACTTGTAGTGATTTAATTATGTTACTAAGTGTGAAGTCTTTTTCCACTGTCCAAAAATTTGGAGGCCAGCCGAggtctgaaatttttttttttttttgaaacaaagGAGGTTCAACACATTAAAGTGGAgcaaataaaagaaagaagaagacaCATAACCAGCTACCAACAAATAAACCAACCCCTACTATCCCCAGTACTCTCATCCTCCCCCAGGATCACCACCACTCCATTCCGTGTAGCTCATCAACGTCCTTGTGTGTATGACCTCCAGGCTTGCTCTTGCATTCTTGAAGATTCGTGCATTCCGTTCCAACCAGATGTCATTATTattgaaattattattgaaattCCAAGTTAACATGTCATtattaagaaagaaaaaaatatatgctCATAACTGTGTGtgttaacaaaaaaaagaagaatttcATCTTGCTTCTCACAAGAACTTCCTTCTTAAAACAATGAACTATACAACCATCTTTGTCTGTTCACTTtgtgtaaaaattaaatttttatcaaaGAACACTGAAAAAAACAATAGGTGACCGCATGCATTCTTACTATCTCAATGTAAATTCCATTGATtcagtatttttatttaatcttttttgAGACTTGAAATGTATAGATTATATCTAACCTAAATGCAATGAATTTGGAAGACTCAAGAAATACAAGATTAGATCTGCTATAATATGTGAGAAAAAAGAAGACTAAATCATGGAGCACAAAAAGACTAGTCAgcaaatatttttcattataaatattttacaatttCACTACCTCAATGCACGTATTCTTTTCTAGCACTcgatataaaaatttattttgtccAATCTTTTTTGTCATTCAACGATTACCATAAAGAAAATATTTCTCATTATTGGACAGGTAAGGGAAAAACACTATATACGTCACCTATAAAAAAATGTAGAACTCAGAGTTCACCATCGACAGAGGACCACTATCTGAGATGCAACCAAGTATGTTACTTCTtacatttaaatttaaattctttgTTGTAGCTTTGTGTTATAGACAATTTTTAAAAgtcttaaaaaatatataatctaTAGCTTCGTTCAATATAAACACATATTCTCTATATAGCCCAATAACTAAATCAATCTTAGTATAACAAGTCAGCTACAAAAGACATAAGTGATATCTTTGTCTCTTATTTTTTAGTTAGccattattataaatatttagatTAAGTTAGCATTGCTTCTAACAAGATGTGCTACTTATTCGCATGACAATGCATATAAATCTACTTAATATGTTAAAATAATCATTGTTCCAGAAAAATTATTAATGCAGAATCACTCAAACTTCATAGTTAGCTTATGCTTTAGATATTGTAATGAAATTCAATTTAATGCTGTTTGCTTATTTCTTTCACAATTTAAcgaaaaatatcaaatattttttaaattaaatattataaaatacaataaaatttaaaaagataatcaTAATTGTTACTCTTAATTTTATTCCTCCATTAAATTCtcacaactaatttttaatataataaggACAAATTTGTTTATTGTTCATACAAAATTAGTGCTTTATTTCCTATATAAATTGGAAGTGTTGCATTAAGATGTTTAAGTTTATAATATTTGAacattaaaacttaaaaaacatgTATCTTTCGAAAATTTTTACATTAAACTATTATTG is a window from the Arachis stenosperma cultivar V10309 chromosome 3, arast.V10309.gnm1.PFL2, whole genome shotgun sequence genome containing:
- the LOC130967199 gene encoding two-component response regulator ARR14-like, with translation MAANNNPHSLTDQNANSMPPLILDHQFSTTTALRLLVVDHDPEHLRLIQDMAFQCNYQVTTCFEGSYALNLLRESSGCFDVVLCDVHMPGIMDDGSRLLDHVLQEFNIPVVMMCATDDESSSAVMEGMKKKGACYNLVKPLSEQDLRNIWQNVVEKTQKEVCYDDESKETVNRRKRSLSTESDGHDHDVQPNTPSKKPRFVWTEERHQMFVDAVLQLRIDKAVPRKILELMDIPDLTRENVASHLQKYRMHLKKKSEETKQTNSDGKINVNREANKQLCAPLRVQASTNIPQITQILPLHHQYYSSLSVPKYDPVIMASKCDHHFHHQPQPIVSAVPHALMKSPNSNSNPFDINNGIVGSNMTLNYQNNNNYGRYIIQQSNYNYPMMALQSWDGAAFQGGMRGDSGGCRSDLLVDYNAYSSSSSSLASAPLDHYHRQMNNSVRKVVALLISSMMAIFQPHHLIILK